The DNA window GACAATGAAACTTACAGGTGCGGAAATTAAAGCTGCATTTGAAATTAGCTTTAAAGAACTTCCACGTGAAAACGGAGGATTCCTTCATGTATCAGGTGCAAAAGTAGAATTTGATTCTTCTAAACCGAGTGGAGAGCGAGTCGTATCGATAGCTTATAAAAATGCAGAAGGTAATTATATCGCAATTCAAGATACTGAAAAGTACACAATTGCGACGAATGCGTTCACAGCTAAAGGTGGAGATGGTTATGACGTACTGAAAAAAGCATACGAAGAAGGAAGAGTAACTGATCTAGGTCTTTCAGATTGGGAAAATTTACGGGACCATGTCGTAAGCTTAGGTAATGTTGATCCGAAGGTAGAAGGACGAATTGTAGATGTTAAGGATGAACCTATTCCAGAAGAGTTTGAACTATCCCTAATGCATTTCAATGATACGCATGCTCATTTAGATAATGCAGCAAAACGTGTAACAGCAGTGAACAAAGTACGTGCAGCAAAACCAAATGCATTGCTACTAGATGCAGGGGATGTATTCTCGGGGACATTGTACTTTAATGAGTTCAAAGGACAAGCAGACTTAGAGTTTATGAATTTAATGAAAGTCGATGCGATGACGTTCGGTAACCATGAATTCGATCTTGGTTCATCGGAGGAAGGTCATAAAGCGTTAACAGACTTCATTAAAGCGGCAAACTTCCCGTTTGTATCAGCTAACGTGGATTTCTCAAATGATGCATTGTTTACCGGTTTGTTTAATACGAAAGTCTCGACCACTCCTGAAAAAGCGAACATCTATTCAGGTATTGTCAAAGAAGTGGACGGAGAAAAAGTAGGGATTTTCGGTTTAACAACAGCGGAAACCAAAGACATTTCAAGCCCTGGTAGCATCACATTCTCTAATTATATTGAGGATGCAAAAAGAATGGTTGCTGAGTTTGAGGCAATGGGTGTCAATAAGATCGTTGCCATTACACATATCGGCTATGATGATAATCCAGCAGTAGATAACGACATCGAGTTAGCAAAAGCAGTTGAGGGTATCGATGTAATTGTCGGCGGACATAGTCATACAACATTGGCAGAACCAGTTCTGATTGGTGTAAATGATGAACCAACAATAATCGTTCAAACAGGTCAATATGCAGATAATCTAGGAACACTTGATGTAACGTTTGATAATAATGGTGTAGTTGTAGAACATGCAGGGAAATTGATAAAAATTGCAGACCAAACAGCGGATCCTGAAGCAGCAGCATTACTTAAGAAATATTCTGATAAAATTGCAGAAATATCAAATGAAGAATCTGGTGCAATTGCTGTAAAAGCAATAGAAAATCCACGTGCAGAGAATAATAGTGTTCGAAGAAATGAAACTCCACTAGGAAACTTAATCACGGATGGCATGCTTAAGAAAGCAAAAGTATACAACAAAAATGTAATCATGGCGTTCCAAAATGGTGGGGGAATAAGATCGTCTATTAATCAAGGTCCTATTACGATCGGAGAAATAATCACGGTTCTTCCATTCGGAAATACACTAGCAACAATGGACTTAACAGGAGCAGAAATCAAAGAAGCATTTGAAATTAGCTTCAAAGAACTCCCAGGTGAAAATGGTGGATTCCTACATGTTGCTGGTGCAAAAGTGAAATTTGACTCTTCTAAGCCAGTTGGACAACGTGTCGTATCGATTGCCTATAAAAATGCAGATAATATATATACTCCAATCCTTGATGATGCAACTTACACAATTGCAACAAACGCATTCACAGCTAAAGGCGGAGACGGCTATACAGTACTCAAAAAAGCTTACGAAGAGGGCAGAGTTACCGATTTAGGTTTATCAGATTGGGAAAATCTTCGTGAGCATCTTGTAAGTCTAGGTAACGTAGATCCAATAGTAGAAGGACGCATTGTCGATGTAGTTGGAGAACTTCCTGGTGGAGATGTACCAGCTACAGATTTCTCTGGTACACCTGAAAAGCTAAAAATATACAATGGCGACGTTACAGTAGACGTTCAAGACGTATCCTTCCTTGGTAATGTAATTATCAAAGGAAACTTAATCATTGTTGGTACATCCACTGCAAACATTTCTCTTGGAAACATGATTGTAGAAGGGGACTTGGACCTATCAGGACATGAAGGCAACGTTTACGGACTAGAAGATATCGAAGTATACGGAGAAACAATTTTTTAATTGATTTGAAGCAGATAGAATAGGCATCTCCTATTGTTTAAAAAATCTGCAAAAAGAGGTGCCTAGAAATACTAGAATGAATAAGCTAGAGGAGGATAAATATTGAAACAACAAAAACGTAAAATTTCCTTGTTTCTCATCTTTATTATGATTGTCAGTCTCATTAATCCAAATTTGATAAACAAGACTATGGCAGCAACTTTCGTGGAAAACTTTAATAATATTAATATTGCCGGAACTAGTTATATTAATGGCAGTTTTATAGGAGAAAATGACATAGTGTGGTCCTATAGCGGTGCTAGGGAAGCAACAGGAAATGAAATTGATGGTAAAGGTATTTTATTTAGAGATACAGGAAAGTATATTGAATCTAATTCCATTGAGGGAGGCATAAGCTCCTTTTCAGTGAAGTTTAAGAAAGCATTTACAGGAGCGGGAGAACGTAAGGTAGAAGTATTTATTAATGGTCAATCTATTGGGATATCTCAAGGTTTTGATGACACAGAGATTCATAATTTTTCTGTTGATAATGTAAATGTGGAAGGTCCTTTTACAATAAAAATCACTAATGCTTCTCCAGGAAATAAACAAATAGTTTTAGATGATATTATATGGTCAAGTAATGACAATCAAGAGCCCGAAAAAGTATCAACAATATCAGCAACTGTTTCGCCCGGTCAAGTAAATGTTGGAACGATAGTGGAGTTATCAACAAACACAGATGGTGCAACAATCTACTATACAACCGATGGTTCAGATCCAACGAGTTCAAGTGTGAGATATGAAGCTCCGATTGTTATCGATAAGGACATGACGATCAAGGCGATAGGAGTGAAGGAAGGTCTTGAAAACAGTTCAATTGCTGAGTTCGCTTATACAGTAATAAGTGAATCAGGAATATTGTCCATTGCTGAAGCACGCGCTACAGCTGTTGGTGAAACTGTGACGATTAAAGCGATAGTAGCTGCGAACTTGAAAAATACTATTTCTGTACAAGATGCAACCGGAGGTATTGCAGTTCGTCCTGCAAATCTATCTGCGACAGTAGGCGATGAAGTAACCCTTACTGGTAAACTAGGAGAATTCCGTGGACTTCTTCAATTAGATGGAGCAACCATCGTTGAAAAAACGGAAAATGTCGGAGCACCAACTCCTAAAGTTGTTACAGGTGCAGAAGTAAATGAAGCCAATGAATCGCTTCTTGTGCAAGCAAAACAAATTACAATAACTGCAGTAAATGCATTAAACTATTCAGCAACTGATGGAACTACTGAATTCATCGTTCGTGATGAAAACAATTCACTAGGTCTAAGTGTAGGTAAAACGTATGAATCAACTACTGGTATCGTGCAACAGTTCGATGCAGCTTATCAAATCATTCCACGATCTATTCAAGATATTGTAGAAGATAGCACCACACTACAACCGGTTGCAGCAAATCCTGGAAGCGGTACGTTTGTAGGTGGTACAACCGTAACATTATCCACAACAACGGCAAATACAGAAATTTATTACACAATAGATGGTTCAGAACCGACGAATGCAAGCACAAAGTATACAGCACCAATCGAAATTAAAAAAAATACAACGCTTAAAGCTGTAGCAATTACGGCAGATGGCACTGCAAGTGAAGTAAAGACTTTCGAGTATGTCATTACAGATAGTCTTCAAATTCATGACATCCAAGGAGCAGGACACTTTACTTCTTTTGACAATAAATCAGTAGAAGGAATTCAAGGGGTAGTAACCTATTCATTTACCTTGAATGGGTCAAATTATTATCATATCCAAACGCCAGATGAGTTAGCGGATAATAATCCAAACACATCGGAAGCAATCCTTCTTTATAGCGGTAATAAATCTTTAACAGTAAAAGTTGGAGACTTAGTATCAGTTACAGGGAAAGTAAGTGAATTTGCATACGACGGATATGATGATCGTCAACAAACAGACTTGAAAACTACCCAAATCAATGTTCGTGATGATCAAGGTGGAAAAGTGGAAGTCATTAAAAGTGGCGTAGCTTTACCAGCTCCAATCTTAATTGATGAAACTAAAATGTCTTTAGCTAAAATTGATAGCGACAATCTTACAGTTTTCAATCCAACAGTGGACGCAATCGATTTCTGGGAAAGTATCGAAGGAATGCGCGTGCAAGTTGGAAATGTGAAAGCGGTAGCACCTCAAGAGCATGGCGATTTGATTACGGTTTTAGAAAATGCACCTACGAACTCCCTTCATGGCGGTGTATTATATGAAAAAACTAATCAAAATCCAAATCGTATTCAATTCCGTTTAGAACCAAACGGACCGGGACGTGATTTTGAAGTAGCGACAGGTGATAAATTTAGTGGTCCGATTACTGGAGTGGTAGGCTATTCATTCCAAAACTTTAAAATCTATGTCTCTTTAAACGAAATGAATGCTGCCCATACAAAAGGAACTGCAACACCAGAAAAAACAACCATTGTGAAAACAGAAGATAAGTTAACGATTGCTTCCTATAACTTAGAAAACTTCTCGAATAACAGAACATCCACTTCAGACGACAAAGCACGTAAATTAGCAAGAGCAATTGCTACGGATATGCAAAGTCCTGATATTGTTGGTGTAACAGAAGTGCAAGATAATAACGGTGAAAGTACAGGGGATTCAAAAGCAGATCAAAGCTATGGTAGATTAATTGCTGCTATAAAAGCTGCAGGTGGACCAGAGTATAAATATGTAAATATTGACCCTGTGAACAACCAAGACGGTGGAGCACCGAATGCGAATATTCGTGTTGGATTCCTATACAATCCAGAACGAGTTAAATTAACGGAAGGTATTTCTGCTGGGGATGCTACAACTGCTGTAGGTTACGAAAATGGTAAGTTAACACTTAACCCGGGTCGTATTGATCCAAAAAATAGTGCATTTAACAGTAGCCGTAAACCGTTAGCTGCACAATTTGATTTCAAAGGGGAAAGCGTCATTGTGATTGCGAATCACTGGAATTCAAAAAATGGTGATACACCTCTATTTGGATCGATTCAGCCACCAAAATACGACAGCGAAGTACAACGTAAAAAAATTGCAAAAATAGTTTCTGACTTTGTTGTAGATATTAAAACGAAAAAACCAGATGCAAACATTGTATCTTTGGGTGACTTTAACGATTATCAATTTGCCGATGCACTTTTAATTCACGAAGGCGAACAGATGACAAACATGATAAACAAAGTAGAAACACCAGATCGTTACACATATCTATATCAAGGGAACTCACAAGTGCTAGATCATATTTTAGTCACGAAGAATTTAGAAAGCAAAACAAAAATCGATATTCTTCATATCAATGCAGACTTCACGGATATGGCAGGTCGTGCTAGTGATCATGATCCAGTAATGGTTCAAATTGATATATTAGCCGAAGATGAAGTTGTAGTACCGATCGTAGCTGAAAAAACATACAATATTAAAAATCTGCAAACGATGAAATTAACAATTGGCAAACCTAGCGTTTCTATTACGCTGGATAACCATTCGCTCATTTCAGAAGGCATTCTTTTCACAGGGGCTTATGCAGAATTCCACGGAGCAGGATTTGCAGAGCATACTGTAACGATCAAACCAGTAAATGCTGGGGCGATTTTAGATTTCAAAGGAACAGTAATGAAAAAGGTTATTATTGATGGGACTAATGTAAAGGAAATAAGAGGCGCTGAAAATATTCAAGAAATTGAATTCATTAACGGTGCAAATCCAGATACGATTAAATTCACAAATTCGAAAGGGGAGCCCATTGAGGTTCCTTCTTTTCCAGGTGAAAATAAAGCACCGGTAGTAAAAAGAAGTATTCCAAATCAAACAATTAAAGTCGGAGAATCCATTTCGATCTTACTAACAGATCATTTTGCAGACCCTGAAAACAAAGCACTAACTTTTACTTCTACATTAGGAACGATAGAAGGTTCTACGTTAAGCCTAACTCTAGGTGAAGGAAGCCATATTGTAGGGGTTACTGCTACAGATGGTGAAAAAAGTGTAACGACAAGCTTCAGTGTGAGTGTAACAT is part of the Psychrobacillus sp. FSL H8-0483 genome and encodes:
- a CDS encoding endonuclease; this translates as MKQQKRKISLFLIFIMIVSLINPNLINKTMAATFVENFNNINIAGTSYINGSFIGENDIVWSYSGAREATGNEIDGKGILFRDTGKYIESNSIEGGISSFSVKFKKAFTGAGERKVEVFINGQSIGISQGFDDTEIHNFSVDNVNVEGPFTIKITNASPGNKQIVLDDIIWSSNDNQEPEKVSTISATVSPGQVNVGTIVELSTNTDGATIYYTTDGSDPTSSSVRYEAPIVIDKDMTIKAIGVKEGLENSSIAEFAYTVISESGILSIAEARATAVGETVTIKAIVAANLKNTISVQDATGGIAVRPANLSATVGDEVTLTGKLGEFRGLLQLDGATIVEKTENVGAPTPKVVTGAEVNEANESLLVQAKQITITAVNALNYSATDGTTEFIVRDENNSLGLSVGKTYESTTGIVQQFDAAYQIIPRSIQDIVEDSTTLQPVAANPGSGTFVGGTTVTLSTTTANTEIYYTIDGSEPTNASTKYTAPIEIKKNTTLKAVAITADGTASEVKTFEYVITDSLQIHDIQGAGHFTSFDNKSVEGIQGVVTYSFTLNGSNYYHIQTPDELADNNPNTSEAILLYSGNKSLTVKVGDLVSVTGKVSEFAYDGYDDRQQTDLKTTQINVRDDQGGKVEVIKSGVALPAPILIDETKMSLAKIDSDNLTVFNPTVDAIDFWESIEGMRVQVGNVKAVAPQEHGDLITVLENAPTNSLHGGVLYEKTNQNPNRIQFRLEPNGPGRDFEVATGDKFSGPITGVVGYSFQNFKIYVSLNEMNAAHTKGTATPEKTTIVKTEDKLTIASYNLENFSNNRTSTSDDKARKLARAIATDMQSPDIVGVTEVQDNNGESTGDSKADQSYGRLIAAIKAAGGPEYKYVNIDPVNNQDGGAPNANIRVGFLYNPERVKLTEGISAGDATTAVGYENGKLTLNPGRIDPKNSAFNSSRKPLAAQFDFKGESVIVIANHWNSKNGDTPLFGSIQPPKYDSEVQRKKIAKIVSDFVVDIKTKKPDANIVSLGDFNDYQFADALLIHEGEQMTNMINKVETPDRYTYLYQGNSQVLDHILVTKNLESKTKIDILHINADFTDMAGRASDHDPVMVQIDILAEDEVVVPIVAEKTYNIKNLQTMKLTIGKPSVSITLDNHSLISEGILFTGAYAEFHGAGFAEHTVTIKPVNAGAILDFKGTVMKKVIIDGTNVKEIRGAENIQEIEFINGANPDTIKFTNSKGEPIEVPSFPGENKAPVVKRSIPNQTIKVGESISILLTDHFADPENKALTFTSTLGTIEGSTLSLTLGEGSHIVGVTATDGEKSVTTSFSVSVTSNEVPTDDYYKDAFGKEGQALKDALHEIIDEHTLLSYDKVWDALRETDEDPNNSNNIILFYSGLSRSKTSNGGNVGQWNREHTWAQSHGGFGTSQGPGTDIHHLRPTDVQVNSTRGNLDFDNGGSPVNNCNGCYKDADSFEPSDRVKGDVARILFYMATRYEAGDRVDLELNDRVNNGSIPFHGKLSVLLQWHEQDPVDEFETKRNNVIQKWQGNRNPFIDHPEWVNSIWKKAN